The Williamwhitmania sp. DNA segment TATATATTGGGAAAACGGTTCGCTGCGGGATGCGGCTGACAATTTTATGAAATCGATTCCCTTAAATGAAAAGATAGGAAACCTCAATGATATTAAGTCTATTTACAGCAATGTTGGCTTAATATATTCCGACCTGAATAAAATAGACCAAGCTCAAGATGCCTTTGAAAAGAGTTTGGATGTACGGCGAAAAATTGGTGATAAATCGGAAATATCTGCTGGACTAATTGACCTTGCCTACATCCTAATTGTTCAAAAAAAGTATGAACAAGCCATAAAGTATTTGGAGGAGGCATTGGATATTGCCACCCAAATCGATAACCCTCGCTTGATACTTAATGCCTGTCGGTTACTAAGTAGTGCCTACGATTCACGCGGAATGGTTTCCAAGGCTAAGGAATATGAGGATAAGTACTTGTCGTACCAGCGGTTGCTTCAATCGCAGTCGGTAAAGCAGGAATACGAGGAAAAGGTGGGTAAAACCATGGCCCAAACTGAGCGCGAGCGCATGGAAAAGAGGGCAAAGCAGCTGGAACTCGATCTGCAGAAGTTGAAGTCGATGGCAGCACAGGACTCCCTAGGTCGAGTTGTAAGTGCCACTGAGGATTCACTGCGTGAAGCCGAGCGGTTGAGCAGGGAACGTCAGCTGGAGATAGGCCTACTAAACAAGGAGAAGGCCATTAAGGAACTTGCGCTCAAGGAGAAGGAGGCTGTGGCTAAAAATCAGATGTTGATTATCTATTCTGGTTTAGGAGGTATGGTTCTCTTAATAGCTTTGGCTCTGGCCATGCTTAATGGATACCGTAATAAAAAGAGAGCAAACGATAGGTTGGAGAATCAGAACAGGGAGATTGGAGCCCAGCGTGACCAGATTCGAAAGCAAAACGAAAATATTACAAAGAGTATAAACTATGCCCAGGGTATTCAGCGTGCCCTGTTGCCTCCACAGGAGACCTTGGTGGGATTTATTGAGGAGTCCTTTATTTACTTCCGCCCAAGAGACTTGGTGAGTGGCGACTACTATTGGTTTAGTCCAATTAT contains these protein-coding regions:
- a CDS encoding SpoIIE family protein phosphatase, giving the protein MLLFHLVSAQELHLLSPDQKAQVDKYKELVSRYSNAGNTQQAAFYLNKIAFIYWENGSLRDAADNFMKSIPLNEKIGNLNDIKSIYSNVGLIYSDLNKIDQAQDAFEKSLDVRRKIGDKSEISAGLIDLAYILIVQKKYEQAIKYLEEALDIATQIDNPRLILNACRLLSSAYDSRGMVSKAKEYEDKYLSYQRLLQSQSVKQEYEEKVGKTMAQTERERMEKRAKQLELDLQKLKSMAAQDSLGRVVSATEDSLREAERLSRERQLEIGLLNKEKAIKELALKEKEAVAKNQMLIIYSGLGGMVLLIALALAMLNGYRNKKRANDRLENQNREIGAQRDQIRKQNENITKSINYAQGIQRALLPPQETLVGFIEESFIYFRPRDLVSGDYYWFSPIITGDDHYEPGKGKFAIAAIDCTGHGVPGAFLSMIGYNLLNEIIRSNIHTPNLILQKLNQEIRRALRQDETDNRDGMDMAICVVDLDNKVLEYAGAKNPLVYIKNGELVRIKGDKEPVGGFHTDQIRTYTNHVIPIDAPTSFYLFSDGYADQFGGPEGRKVMLKGFQEMLLENHQKPMEEQKEILKSHLVSWIGSDYKQVDDVLVMGFKLS